In a genomic window of Holophagales bacterium:
- a CDS encoding ABC transporter ATP-binding protein produces the protein MSAAAQKDLLVFEDVSKFYGEVLGVDRVTLSIPPGITGLVGPNGSGKTTLMNLATGLIRPTRGRVSVLGIPPDDPERLFAACGYCTAFEAFPPGVTGRAFLEGLVSLRGDGMAAARSLAGKALERVNLVDAAGRKVAGYSKGMRQRLRLAAAIAPDPRVLLLDEPLNGLDPMARAEVLELFRSLAAEGKHVVVSSHILHEVDLLADRVVLVKSGYVVAEGESHGLREEVVERPMQVLVRCDRPGALAARLFAEGLATEVELHEDGLGLLARTRTPDRFFLALNGAVLSDGIQIETVTPADDDVKAVYRYLIEGGEGS, from the coding sequence GTGAGCGCCGCGGCCCAGAAGGACCTCCTCGTCTTCGAGGACGTCTCGAAGTTCTACGGCGAGGTCCTCGGCGTGGACCGTGTGACCCTGTCGATCCCTCCCGGCATCACCGGCCTCGTCGGCCCGAACGGTTCCGGGAAGACGACCCTCATGAACCTCGCGACGGGCCTCATCCGGCCGACGCGGGGCCGGGTGAGCGTCCTCGGCATCCCGCCGGACGACCCGGAGCGGCTCTTCGCCGCCTGCGGCTACTGCACGGCGTTCGAGGCGTTCCCGCCCGGCGTCACGGGACGCGCCTTCCTCGAGGGGCTTGTCTCGCTCAGGGGAGACGGGATGGCGGCGGCGCGATCTCTCGCCGGGAAGGCGCTCGAGCGCGTGAACCTCGTCGACGCCGCGGGCCGCAAGGTCGCCGGCTACAGCAAGGGGATGAGGCAGCGGCTCCGCCTCGCCGCGGCGATCGCGCCCGACCCGCGCGTCCTCCTCCTCGACGAGCCGCTCAACGGCCTCGACCCCATGGCCCGCGCCGAAGTCCTGGAGCTGTTCCGGAGCCTCGCCGCCGAGGGCAAGCACGTCGTCGTCTCGAGCCACATCCTCCACGAGGTCGACCTCCTCGCGGACCGCGTCGTCCTCGTGAAGTCGGGGTACGTCGTGGCCGAAGGCGAGTCCCACGGCCTCCGCGAGGAGGTCGTCGAGCGGCCGATGCAGGTCCTCGTCCGCTGCGACCGTCCCGGCGCCCTCGCGGCGCGGCTCTTCGCAGAGGGGCTGGCAACCGAGGTGGAGCTCCACGAGGACGGCCTCGGCCTCCTCGCGAGGACCCGGACCCCGGACCGCTTCTTTCTCGCGCTCAACGGCGCCGTCCTCTCGGACGGGATCCAGATCGAGACGGTGACGCCGGCCGACGACGACGTGAAGGCGGTCTACCGGTACCTCATCGAGGGCGGGGAGGGGTCGTGA
- a CDS encoding ABC transporter ATP-binding protein, whose amino-acid sequence MTAFLELDGLSVRLGRREVLRELRGTLAGRSIGLLGPNGAGKTTLLHTLLGFFPPSAGRARLAGFDVAKESREVRRAVGYMPENDSFIAGISGVRYVTMFAELSGLPRAEALERAHEALFAVGLGEVRYRTLETYSLGMKQLAKLAQAIAHGPRVLFLDEPTNGLDPPARQRMLRLIREIREAGEIRVILSSHLLRDVEECCDEVLILKDGRIAALCNLEEERRANRRLVELEVAGGNGDFSEALVALGCSVGPGIRRRLKVVLPEGFGSRELYRLAGENGVQIRHLAYQRDSLEEIFLRAMEVEP is encoded by the coding sequence GTGACAGCTTTCCTCGAGCTCGACGGCCTCTCCGTGAGGCTCGGCCGGCGAGAGGTGCTCCGCGAGCTGCGGGGCACCCTCGCCGGCCGCTCCATCGGCCTTCTCGGGCCGAACGGGGCTGGGAAGACGACCCTGCTCCACACGCTCCTCGGCTTCTTCCCGCCGTCGGCGGGGAGGGCCCGGCTGGCGGGCTTCGACGTCGCGAAGGAGAGTCGCGAGGTGCGGCGCGCGGTCGGCTACATGCCCGAGAACGACTCCTTCATTGCCGGGATCTCGGGGGTCCGCTACGTGACCATGTTCGCCGAGCTCTCGGGCCTTCCTCGGGCCGAGGCGCTCGAACGCGCGCACGAGGCGCTCTTTGCCGTCGGTCTCGGCGAGGTCCGCTACCGGACCCTCGAGACCTATTCGCTCGGGATGAAGCAGCTCGCCAAGCTCGCGCAGGCGATCGCCCACGGGCCGCGGGTCCTCTTCCTCGACGAGCCGACGAACGGCCTCGACCCGCCGGCACGGCAGCGGATGCTCCGGCTGATCCGCGAGATCCGCGAGGCAGGGGAGATCCGGGTCATCCTCTCGTCGCACCTCCTGCGCGACGTGGAGGAATGCTGTGACGAGGTCCTCATCCTCAAGGACGGGCGCATCGCGGCCCTCTGCAACCTGGAGGAGGAGCGGCGGGCGAACCGAAGGCTCGTCGAGCTCGAGGTCGCGGGCGGCAACGGCGACTTCTCCGAAGCGCTCGTCGCCCTCGGCTGCAGCGTCGGCCCCGGGATCCGCCGCCGGCTGAAGGTCGTCCTCCCCGAGGGATTCGGCTCGCGGGAGCTCTACCGCCTCGCGGGCGAGAACGGGGTCCAGATCCGGCATCTGGCCTACCAGCGCGATTCCCTCGAGGAGATCTTCCTCAGGGCGATGGAGGTCGAGCCGTGA
- a CDS encoding FecR domain-containing protein: protein MKNDILDQAVTAVQNQEPDPSAVDAAIHRVGVAMASPVAASPVDESPLVLRGCADIQALVPAFVAGRLSPARALLVEDHTRSCVPCRRALKAVRSGLPMNASAVTDAVSVRQRPVAAMALAASLLLCAALGTLWFVRSSAASGPVARVDVVDGLLFAPSAGTRIPAGAELAGGQAVRTGRSGGAVLVLADGSRVELAERSQVSIARGSGGTTVALARGRVIVQAAKQRGGHLFVKTSDCLVSVTGTVFSVVQGAKGSRVSVLEGEVHVDDGQGEKVLRGGDQASTNGASMRVALEDEFGWSRDRVALLELAGEVARLQKELAAVPATWSGRTSTRLLDAMPDGTVVFAAVPNVSGTVADFYDALAPRLASNPALASWWGEGPGAAQRQAEVKRLLDALRTWGSYLGDEVAVGIGAKVDGHPGAPLVLTTVVKPGFRAFLEAELARDGGNTHVRIVESASDAPSGGGDALLLWLHDDLVAAAVDGATLARLESALASPGEFRSGTFHARLAEAYRDGIDLLVGVDLKAFVEKAASAAGDDPRASETLRLTGLLDAEHLIVERRSTGSVSSGRAALSFSAQRRGLAAWLAAPAPMGSLSFISSGAAGAVALVMKEPALLVDDLFAAFTSGHPEFPAKLAAFEAEHGFRVRADLAETLGGDVALAVDGPLLPTPAWKVVVEVYDAPRLQATIERLVSLADAAARKEGKPGARIVSEASGGLTIHALVLGDGTIPLQYAFVDGYLVAAPQKALLVRAAESHATGDTLLTAPKLVALLPKDGPLDFSMLAFQDVGGTLGSLARSLGAAPGSAASDLSSSGASLAWGWAEPSRIVFGSAGSGLSDLGSLVAAVAALQPPASGGR from the coding sequence ATGAAGAACGACATCCTCGACCAGGCCGTAACGGCCGTCCAGAACCAGGAACCCGATCCGTCCGCCGTCGATGCGGCGATCCATCGCGTCGGTGTCGCGATGGCGAGCCCCGTGGCGGCGTCGCCCGTCGACGAGTCACCGCTCGTCCTCCGCGGCTGCGCCGACATTCAGGCCCTCGTTCCCGCGTTCGTCGCCGGGCGGCTCTCGCCGGCGAGAGCCCTCCTCGTCGAAGACCACACCCGTTCCTGCGTCCCGTGCCGCCGCGCCCTGAAGGCCGTCCGCTCCGGGCTGCCGATGAACGCCTCGGCCGTGACCGACGCCGTCTCCGTACGGCAGAGGCCGGTGGCCGCGATGGCCCTCGCGGCGTCGCTCCTTCTCTGCGCGGCCCTCGGCACGCTCTGGTTCGTCCGTTCGTCCGCGGCCTCCGGTCCCGTCGCGCGCGTCGACGTCGTCGACGGGCTCCTCTTCGCCCCTTCCGCCGGGACCCGGATCCCGGCCGGCGCCGAGCTCGCGGGCGGGCAGGCCGTCCGGACCGGCCGCTCCGGCGGAGCCGTCCTCGTTCTCGCCGACGGCTCGCGCGTCGAGCTGGCGGAAAGGTCCCAGGTCTCGATCGCCCGCGGGTCGGGCGGCACGACGGTGGCCCTCGCGCGCGGCCGCGTCATCGTCCAGGCCGCGAAACAGCGCGGCGGCCACCTCTTCGTCAAGACGTCCGACTGCCTCGTCTCGGTCACCGGGACGGTCTTCTCCGTCGTGCAGGGAGCGAAGGGCTCGCGTGTCTCCGTCCTCGAGGGAGAAGTCCACGTCGACGACGGCCAGGGCGAGAAGGTCCTCCGCGGAGGCGATCAGGCGTCGACGAACGGCGCCTCGATGCGCGTCGCCCTCGAGGACGAGTTCGGCTGGAGCCGCGATCGCGTGGCGCTCCTCGAGCTCGCGGGCGAGGTGGCCCGCCTGCAGAAGGAGCTCGCCGCCGTGCCGGCCACGTGGTCGGGACGGACCTCGACGCGGCTCCTCGACGCGATGCCCGACGGAACGGTCGTCTTCGCGGCCGTCCCGAACGTCTCGGGAACCGTCGCCGACTTCTACGACGCCCTCGCGCCGCGCCTGGCGTCGAACCCGGCGCTGGCCTCCTGGTGGGGCGAGGGCCCGGGCGCGGCCCAGCGGCAGGCCGAGGTGAAGCGCCTGCTCGACGCCCTGCGGACCTGGGGCTCCTACCTCGGCGACGAGGTGGCGGTCGGCATCGGCGCGAAGGTGGACGGGCACCCCGGCGCGCCTCTCGTCCTGACGACCGTCGTGAAGCCGGGCTTCCGCGCGTTCCTCGAGGCCGAGCTCGCCCGGGATGGCGGCAACACCCACGTCCGGATCGTCGAGAGCGCTTCCGACGCCCCCTCGGGCGGAGGCGACGCTCTTCTTCTCTGGCTGCACGACGACCTCGTGGCCGCGGCCGTCGACGGCGCGACGCTCGCACGGCTCGAATCGGCCCTCGCCTCGCCGGGGGAGTTCCGCAGCGGGACGTTCCACGCGCGGCTCGCCGAGGCTTATCGCGACGGCATCGACCTCCTCGTCGGCGTCGACCTGAAGGCGTTCGTCGAGAAGGCGGCCTCCGCGGCGGGCGACGATCCGCGTGCGAGCGAGACGCTCCGGTTGACGGGCCTCCTCGACGCGGAGCACCTCATCGTGGAGCGTCGCTCTACGGGCAGCGTCTCGAGCGGCCGGGCAGCCCTCTCCTTCAGCGCCCAGCGCCGCGGCCTCGCCGCCTGGCTCGCCGCTCCGGCGCCGATGGGGTCCCTCTCGTTCATCTCCTCCGGCGCCGCCGGGGCGGTCGCTCTCGTGATGAAGGAGCCCGCGCTCCTCGTCGACGACCTCTTCGCGGCCTTCACCTCCGGGCACCCGGAGTTCCCCGCGAAGCTCGCCGCGTTCGAGGCGGAGCACGGCTTCCGCGTGAGAGCCGACCTCGCCGAGACCCTCGGCGGCGACGTGGCTCTCGCGGTCGACGGGCCGCTTCTCCCGACGCCGGCCTGGAAGGTCGTCGTCGAGGTCTACGACGCCCCGCGCCTCCAGGCGACGATCGAACGCCTCGTCTCCCTCGCCGACGCCGCGGCGCGCAAGGAAGGGAAGCCGGGAGCGAGGATCGTGTCGGAGGCCTCCGGCGGCCTCACGATCCACGCTCTCGTCCTGGGAGACGGAACGATTCCGCTACAGTACGCGTTCGTGGACGGCTACCTCGTCGCGGCCCCGCAGAAGGCTCTGCTCGTTCGCGCGGCCGAGAGCCATGCCACGGGGGACACGCTCCTCACCGCGCCGAAGCTCGTCGCCCTCCTTCCGAAGGACGGGCCGCTCGACTTCTCGATGCTCGCTTTCCAGGACGTCGGCGGAACGCTCGGGTCTCTCGCACGTTCCCTCGGCGCGGCGCCCGGATCGGCGGCCTCTGACCTCTCCTCCTCTGGCGCTTCTCTCGCCTGGGGCTGGGCCGAGCCCTCGCGCATCGTCTTCGGCTCCGCCGGGTCCGGGCTCTCCGACCTCGGCTCCCTCGTGGCGGCCGTCGCCGCGCTCCAGCCGCCCGCGAGCGGAGGCCGGTGA
- a CDS encoding sigma-70 family RNA polymerase sigma factor, whose product MSAVRPVPRSHPPEALETLFREHGPLVFRTAYRVTGRAADAEDVLQTVFLRLAGRPDPGSLGGEPRAYLHRAAVNGALDLVRSRASAAGTVALEEHGGDVEARGGLPDAAAEARELRARLRRALARLAPRVAEVFVLRALEGIPNRQIARLLGSSPAVVAVQYFRARTQLRKELLAAGGGPS is encoded by the coding sequence GTGAGCGCGGTTCGACCGGTACCGAGATCCCATCCCCCGGAGGCCCTCGAGACGCTCTTTCGAGAGCACGGGCCGCTCGTCTTCCGGACGGCGTACCGGGTGACGGGGCGCGCCGCCGACGCGGAGGACGTCCTCCAGACGGTCTTCCTCAGGCTCGCCGGTCGCCCCGACCCCGGGAGCCTCGGGGGCGAGCCCCGGGCGTACCTCCACCGCGCTGCCGTGAACGGCGCGCTCGACCTCGTGAGGTCCCGGGCTTCCGCGGCGGGAACGGTGGCCCTCGAGGAGCACGGGGGCGACGTCGAGGCCCGAGGAGGCCTGCCCGACGCGGCGGCCGAGGCGCGGGAGCTTCGCGCCCGCCTCCGCCGGGCCCTTGCGCGCCTCGCCCCCCGCGTGGCGGAGGTCTTCGTCCTCCGGGCTCTCGAGGGAATTCCCAACAGGCAGATCGCCCGCCTCCTCGGGTCGTCCCCCGCGGTCGTCGCCGTCCAGTACTTCCGTGCCAGAACCCAGCTCCGGAAGGAGCTCCTCGCCGCAGGCGGAGGCCCGTCATGA
- a CDS encoding Rdx family protein, with translation MAAELKRAFGVDATLKKGSGGVFDVVVDGTLVYSKRDTGRFPEPGEVSRLMGSGSA, from the coding sequence CTGGCGGCCGAGCTGAAAAGGGCGTTCGGTGTCGACGCGACGCTGAAGAAGGGCTCCGGCGGCGTCTTCGACGTCGTCGTCGACGGGACGCTCGTCTACTCGAAGCGCGACACGGGACGTTTCCCGGAGCCGGGCGAGGTGTCGAGACTCATGGGGAGCGGCAGCGCCTGA
- a CDS encoding acyl-CoA carboxylase subunit beta: protein MSIEHKILELAHLRETAYLAGGEKRIQKQHDQGKYTARERIEKLLDEGSFEEFDTFVTHRCTDFGMEKDQPLTDGVITGHGTIGGRLVFVFSQDFTIFGGSLSKAFAEKICKIMDLAVKVGAPVIGLNDSGGARIQEGVDALAGYSDIFLRNVLASGVVPQISLVLGPCAGGAVYSPAITDFVAMTRGTSYMFLTGPKVVKQVTRETVTTEQLGGADVHASKSGVAHFVAENEDEALALVRRMLAYFPQNYQEKPPLVTCDDPVDRAVPELNAVLPDSANQPYDVKEVIRAIVDCGEFLEVHEAWAANLVVGFARFNGRSVGIVANQPKVLAGVLDNASSIKGARFVRFCDAFNIPLVTLEDVPGFMPGTTQEYGGIIRNGAKLLFAFAEATVPKVTVILRKAYGGAYCVMSSKHLRGDVNYAWPTAEIAVMGPDGAVEIIYKKELDAAEDVAAKAAELKEKYATLFATPYAAAKKGYIDDVIKPATTRFRIIKALEMLAGKNDANPARRHTNIPL, encoded by the coding sequence ATGAGCATCGAACACAAGATCCTCGAGCTCGCCCACCTTCGCGAGACCGCCTATCTCGCGGGCGGCGAGAAGCGCATCCAGAAGCAGCACGACCAGGGCAAGTACACGGCCCGCGAGCGGATCGAGAAGCTCCTCGACGAGGGGAGCTTCGAGGAGTTCGACACGTTCGTGACCCACCGCTGCACCGACTTCGGCATGGAGAAGGACCAGCCGCTGACCGACGGCGTCATCACGGGCCACGGGACGATTGGCGGACGCCTCGTCTTCGTCTTCAGCCAGGACTTCACGATCTTCGGCGGGAGCCTCTCGAAGGCCTTCGCAGAGAAGATCTGCAAGATCATGGACCTCGCCGTGAAGGTGGGTGCGCCCGTCATCGGCCTGAACGACTCGGGCGGCGCGCGGATCCAGGAAGGGGTCGACGCCCTCGCGGGCTACTCCGACATCTTCCTGCGCAACGTCCTCGCCTCCGGCGTGGTCCCGCAGATCAGCCTCGTCCTCGGCCCCTGCGCCGGGGGCGCGGTCTACAGCCCCGCCATCACCGACTTCGTCGCCATGACCCGCGGCACGAGCTACATGTTCCTGACGGGCCCCAAGGTCGTGAAGCAGGTGACGCGGGAGACGGTGACGACCGAGCAGCTGGGCGGCGCCGACGTCCACGCGTCCAAGAGCGGCGTCGCCCACTTCGTCGCCGAGAACGAGGACGAGGCGCTCGCCCTCGTTCGCCGGATGCTCGCGTACTTCCCACAGAACTACCAGGAGAAACCGCCGCTCGTGACGTGCGACGACCCCGTCGACCGCGCGGTCCCCGAGCTGAACGCGGTCCTTCCGGACAGCGCGAACCAGCCTTACGACGTCAAGGAGGTCATCCGGGCGATCGTCGACTGCGGCGAGTTCCTCGAGGTGCACGAGGCGTGGGCCGCGAACCTCGTCGTCGGCTTCGCCCGCTTCAACGGCCGCTCCGTCGGCATCGTCGCGAACCAGCCGAAGGTCCTCGCCGGCGTCCTCGACAACGCGTCGTCCATCAAGGGCGCCCGCTTCGTCCGCTTCTGCGACGCCTTCAACATCCCGCTCGTGACCCTCGAGGACGTTCCGGGGTTCATGCCGGGCACGACGCAGGAGTACGGCGGCATCATCCGCAACGGCGCCAAGCTCCTCTTCGCCTTCGCCGAGGCGACGGTCCCCAAGGTCACCGTCATCCTTCGCAAGGCCTACGGCGGCGCCTACTGCGTCATGAGCTCCAAGCACCTGCGCGGCGACGTGAACTACGCCTGGCCGACGGCGGAGATCGCCGTCATGGGGCCCGACGGCGCGGTCGAGATCATCTACAAGAAGGAGCTCGACGCCGCCGAGGACGTCGCGGCGAAGGCCGCCGAGCTCAAGGAGAAGTACGCGACGCTCTTCGCGACACCCTACGCGGCGGCGAAGAAGGGCTACATCGACGACGTCATCAAGCCGGCCACCACCCGGTTCCGGATCATCAAGGCCCTGGAGATGCTGGCGGGCAAGAACGACGCCAATCCCGCCCGCCGCCACACGAACATCCCCCTGTGA
- a CDS encoding OadG family protein — MSQWEAWTVTALGMAVVFIGLVACIAFIQLFSRVSRNIRWGEEGHGHGTAPAPVPAPAAPDLAPSEPVPADVLAVITAVLQVERKLYLNRPGSRVTIRRSTPLS; from the coding sequence ATGTCGCAGTGGGAAGCGTGGACCGTCACGGCTCTCGGCATGGCGGTCGTGTTCATCGGCCTGGTGGCGTGCATCGCGTTCATCCAGCTCTTCAGCCGCGTTTCGCGGAACATCCGGTGGGGTGAAGAGGGGCACGGCCACGGCACCGCCCCTGCGCCCGTGCCCGCCCCGGCGGCTCCCGACCTCGCCCCGTCCGAGCCGGTCCCCGCCGACGTCCTGGCGGTGATCACGGCGGTCCTGCAGGTGGAGCGGAAGCTCTACCTCAACAGGCCCGGCTCGCGCGTCACCATCCGGCGCTCGACACCCCTTTCGTGA
- a CDS encoding biotin/lipoyl-binding protein codes for MSQHVLRIGGREYQAEVKELTPEHATIVVDGKEYAVDIVQLGRRKITAEAGHAAPPSAPTPAAGPRPAPASAPSAPSGSGVRPAPLARGEGGIVAPMPGLVLSIRAKEGDTVAAGQTLLVMEAMKMENAISSPYAGTVAKVYVREGDSIGEGDLLVEVARPKMTTL; via the coding sequence ATGAGCCAGCACGTCCTTCGCATCGGAGGCCGGGAGTACCAGGCCGAGGTCAAGGAGCTCACCCCCGAGCACGCGACGATCGTCGTCGACGGCAAGGAGTACGCCGTCGACATCGTGCAGCTGGGCCGGCGGAAGATCACGGCGGAGGCGGGGCACGCCGCCCCCCCCTCGGCCCCCACGCCCGCTGCCGGGCCGAGGCCCGCGCCTGCGTCCGCACCGTCCGCCCCATCGGGCAGCGGCGTGAGACCCGCACCCCTCGCGCGCGGCGAGGGCGGCATCGTGGCGCCGATGCCCGGGCTCGTCCTCTCGATCCGCGCCAAGGAAGGGGACACCGTCGCGGCGGGCCAGACCCTCCTCGTCATGGAGGCGATGAAGATGGAGAACGCCATCTCGTCGCCCTACGCCGGGACGGTCGCGAAGGTCTACGTCCGCGAGGGCGATTCCATCGGCGAGGGCGACCTGCTGGTCGAGGTGGCGCGTCCGAAGATGACGACGCTGTGA
- the ftcD gene encoding glutamate formimidoyltransferase — translation MSQIISVVPNICEGRDEAFIEKVQEKLEAVPGLVLLDVSMDQVRNRTIFSFTGRKEAIFEGGFLLYDAALGHIDMRNHQGEYPRIGAVDVFPFVALRDAPIATAVSWSMQFAEEVARRFDLPVYLFAESARTKVRRDIEHIREGEYEGFAAKMDDPAWKPDFGPDRFPPDKGATIIGARLPIVNFKAYLTTPNEEAAEWVAKVLSDPATGFSGVHFYPALDRTRNEALLNITVGNFQSTPLYRILEAVKTELRRFGTGVSRVEMVGLVPQQAMLDSAQHYLQVFGFSVDDVVENRLDAILGDRD, via the coding sequence ATGTCCCAGATCATTTCCGTCGTTCCGAACATCTGCGAGGGCCGGGACGAAGCCTTCATCGAGAAGGTCCAGGAGAAGCTCGAGGCGGTCCCCGGCCTCGTCCTCCTGGACGTCTCGATGGACCAGGTCCGCAACCGGACGATCTTCTCCTTCACGGGACGAAAGGAGGCGATCTTCGAAGGAGGGTTCCTCCTCTACGACGCCGCTCTCGGCCACATCGACATGCGCAACCACCAGGGCGAGTACCCGCGCATCGGAGCCGTCGACGTCTTCCCCTTCGTCGCCCTGCGCGATGCCCCGATCGCGACCGCCGTCTCGTGGTCGATGCAGTTCGCGGAAGAGGTCGCGAGGCGTTTCGACCTCCCGGTCTACCTCTTCGCCGAGTCGGCACGAACGAAGGTGCGCCGCGACATCGAGCACATCCGCGAGGGGGAGTACGAGGGTTTCGCCGCGAAGATGGACGACCCGGCCTGGAAGCCCGACTTCGGCCCCGACCGCTTCCCGCCGGACAAGGGGGCGACGATCATCGGCGCGCGCCTGCCGATCGTGAACTTCAAGGCCTACCTGACGACCCCGAACGAGGAGGCGGCCGAGTGGGTGGCGAAGGTCCTCTCGGACCCGGCGACGGGCTTCAGCGGCGTCCACTTCTACCCCGCGCTCGACCGGACGCGGAACGAAGCCCTCCTGAACATCACCGTCGGCAACTTCCAGTCGACGCCGCTCTACCGGATCCTCGAGGCCGTGAAGACCGAGCTGCGCCGCTTCGGCACCGGCGTGAGCCGGGTCGAGATGGTCGGGCTCGTGCCACAGCAGGCGATGCTCGACTCCGCCCAGCACTACCTCCAGGTGTTCGGCTTCTCCGTCGACGACGTCGTGGAGAACCGGCTGGACGCCATCCTCGGGGACCGCGACTGA
- a CDS encoding VWA domain-containing protein, with amino-acid sequence MARSIVLSCFLLANPGARSASAQSPVQIPRVTGSVELSLVNVDVVVTGRDGKPVEGLTAADFTVLHEKKPVAVTNFREEKAALPVAQASAAADPSRGEPVPAATAVPASEAVAEERRVRRHVAIFIDHLALPDVKEREQVFGSLKSLLRRTLQPGDAAMIASWRGGVQVVYPFTGDVALLERQLDAVATGAIRLGRDVQEELDRLAGDDWAYAWAGAGDSSLSRNLNVQQAYSEVKGKATALKGLIATMAGMEGRKVLVFVSRSFSRRPGAEFFGTTMDTVSLIDSVTEKANAAGVTIHSLYAAAWESESPNVANSPLSDPRSIGRAGLTRSESKRVNEMASLEKLADRTGGVVVTTTMEAPAFASLVASDLLHWYSLGYPAPAGASGAGEVSVRVNRPGLTVRTRRSVVERGPEERIEDRVLANLFRMDQNARLPIAVSTGTAKKEKKGRFLTPTLVRVPVRHLVLLPTATGTMSGAVSVFTVSAGPGGEFSDVRRERREIELPAASAGPASTTVLSYDLEIPTSDPAARISIGVWDETGGEAGFRIIRPGSR; translated from the coding sequence GTGGCGAGGTCCATCGTCCTGTCCTGTTTCCTCCTGGCGAATCCGGGAGCGCGATCGGCTTCCGCCCAGTCTCCCGTTCAGATCCCGCGGGTGACGGGTTCCGTCGAGCTGTCTCTCGTCAACGTCGACGTGGTCGTGACCGGAAGGGACGGCAAGCCGGTCGAAGGGCTGACGGCGGCAGACTTCACGGTCCTCCACGAGAAGAAGCCCGTCGCGGTCACGAACTTCCGCGAGGAGAAGGCCGCCCTCCCGGTGGCCCAGGCGTCCGCAGCCGCGGACCCGTCTCGCGGAGAGCCTGTCCCGGCGGCGACGGCAGTTCCGGCGTCCGAAGCGGTCGCGGAGGAGCGCCGGGTCCGGCGTCACGTCGCGATCTTCATCGATCACCTCGCCCTCCCGGACGTCAAGGAACGCGAGCAGGTCTTCGGTTCCCTCAAGTCGCTCCTTCGGCGGACGCTCCAGCCCGGTGACGCGGCGATGATCGCGTCGTGGCGTGGAGGGGTTCAGGTCGTCTACCCCTTCACCGGCGACGTGGCGCTTCTGGAACGGCAGCTCGACGCGGTGGCGACGGGCGCCATCCGCCTGGGCCGCGACGTCCAGGAGGAGCTCGACCGGCTCGCGGGGGACGACTGGGCCTACGCCTGGGCCGGCGCCGGCGACTCGTCGCTGTCAAGGAACCTCAACGTCCAGCAGGCCTATTCGGAGGTCAAGGGAAAGGCGACGGCGCTGAAGGGCCTCATCGCGACGATGGCCGGCATGGAGGGCCGCAAGGTCCTCGTCTTCGTCTCGCGGAGCTTCTCCAGGAGACCCGGCGCGGAGTTCTTCGGCACGACGATGGACACCGTCAGCCTGATCGACTCGGTCACGGAGAAGGCCAACGCAGCGGGCGTGACGATTCACTCGCTCTACGCCGCGGCGTGGGAGTCGGAGTCGCCGAACGTCGCGAACTCGCCCCTGTCGGATCCGCGCTCCATCGGCCGTGCCGGACTCACCCGGTCCGAGTCGAAACGGGTCAACGAGATGGCGAGCCTCGAGAAGCTCGCGGACCGGACCGGGGGAGTCGTCGTCACCACCACGATGGAGGCCCCGGCTTTCGCCAGTCTCGTCGCCTCCGACCTCCTGCACTGGTACTCCCTCGGCTACCCGGCGCCGGCCGGCGCCTCCGGGGCGGGCGAGGTCTCGGTGCGCGTGAACCGGCCGGGGCTCACGGTGCGGACGCGTCGTTCCGTCGTGGAGCGAGGGCCCGAGGAGCGGATCGAAGACCGGGTCCTGGCGAACCTCTTCCGGATGGACCAGAACGCCCGTCTCCCGATCGCCGTCTCGACGGGAACGGCGAAGAAAGAGAAGAAGGGCCGGTTCCTCACACCCACCCTCGTCCGCGTCCCCGTTCGCCACCTCGTTCTTCTCCCGACGGCGACCGGGACGATGAGCGGCGCGGTGTCGGTCTTCACCGTCTCCGCGGGACCGGGAGGGGAGTTCTCCGACGTCCGCCGGGAGCGGCGCGAGATCGAGCTTCCAGCGGCGTCGGCAGGTCCGGCGTCGACGACGGTGCTGAGCTACGACCTCGAGATCCCGACCAGTGACCCGGCGGCCCGCATCTCGATCGGCGTCTGGGACGAAACCGGCGGAGAGGCGGGCTTCCGGATCATCCGGCCCGGGAGCCGCTGA